One segment of Babylonia areolata isolate BAREFJ2019XMU chromosome 24, ASM4173473v1, whole genome shotgun sequence DNA contains the following:
- the LOC143298955 gene encoding uncharacterized protein LOC143298955, translating to MAAPPQRQDSEESVSSDDEEEFEDFLPGLEKLIDETSPLTLEQIEEQEKIIRALERQYERQQKVEANKKVIREREQFLHVHGTLGAERVIDAVMLMKAVQMLHQDMRVCVLNLNFLKRLQTRALYMFLKDSVMKQIELSENLRNMKTQVFLKIQEEDADEVDQIKMMDDLNSYAEDWPLFVITDETCKEVERIDNAVDVLTLENRRFHFWSSSSFAYGTPKAAARHRLALSRPFPPAIKQVMDMIDIDDDDLDVGVRHKAPIRRVMYPFLGLPTYTVRKNLDKLKVFLISHNKTHLERDVWDCKECGHELANYLKDAIKLGEPGLKYNDVFIVGHLEQFESKVTISNFAQSLIARDINIGQQFCRRAVRIQDILDTMNVVVVSDSISMRGVDKQIAIIIPNPRGEKMQQRVEHERQRQLERAKREREDKEIGDTIPDDATPFQNPKSADVDDEDVLYIRDFRTGDVKDGIPEYKKDDKRENENPEEGGEAAGDVRRKRKEEREEEEELSEDEEHPKPSGRRKTEDLRFSEAAHQSMLRRAINSMSRQDKELILDVLADAPSHAVLFHFAEDEYSGLTDDNSDRIH from the exons ATGGCAGCTCCCCCTCAGAGGCAAGATTCAGAGGAATCAGTGTctagtgatgatgaggaggagtttGAAGATTTCCTCCCTGGGTTGGAGAAGCTCATCGATGAAACATCACCGCTGACCCTAGAGCAAATAGAAGAACAAGAGAAGATCATCAGAGCTTTGGAGAGGCAGTACGAACGTCAGCAGAAGGTGGAGGCCAACAAGAAGGTCATACGTGAGCGTGAGCAGTTTCTGCATGTTCACGGAACCCTTGGAGCAGAGAGGGTCATCGACGCTGTCATGCTGATGAAGGCAGTGCAGATGCTGCACCAGGACATGAGAGTGTGTGTTCTCAACTTGAATTTCTTGAAG AGGCTGCAAACACGTGCCTTATACATGTTCCTAAAGGACAGTGTAATGAAACAAATTGAACTGAGTGAAAATCTCAGAAATATGAAAACCCAGGTCTTCCTCAAAATTCAA GAAGAGGATGCTGATGAAGTGGACCAGATAAAAATGATGGACGACCTGAACAGCTATGCTGAGGACTGGCCTCTGTTTGTCATCACTGACGAGACCTGCAAAGAGGTTGAACGAATTGATAACGCTGTCGATGTGCTGACTTTGGAGAACCGCCGCTTTCATTTCTGGTCCTCCTCCAGTTTTGCCTATGGCACCCCCAAAGCAGCAGCGCGACACCGTCTGGCTCTGAGTCGTCCCTTCCCACCGGCAATTAAGCAG GTGATGGACATGATTGATATTGACGATGATGACTTGGATGTGGGTGTACGCCACAAAGCCCCTATCCGTCGTGTCATGTACCCGTTTCTAGGGCTTCCCACCTACACAGTCCGAAAGAACCTGGACAAACTGAAGGTGTTCCTCATCAGTCACAATAAGACTCACCTGGAGCGAGATGTGTGGGACTGTAAGGAATGTGGGCATGAGTTGGCCAACTACCTGAAAGACGCCATTAAACTTG gtgaACCTGGGCTGAAATACAATGATGTGTTTATCGTGGGCCACCTCGAGCAGTTCGAGAGCAAAGTCACCATTTCAAATTTTGCTCAGTCCTTGATTGCGAGGGACATAAACATTGGACAGCAGTTTTGTCGCCGGGCCGTGAGGATCCAGGACATCCTGGATACCATgaacgtggtggtggtgtcggacTCCATCTCCATGCGGGGTGTGGACAAACAGATCGCCATCATCATCCCCAACCCCCGCGGGGAGAAGATGCAGCAGCGTGTGGAGCATGAACGGCAACGGCAGTTGGagagagccaagagagagagggaggacaaggAGATAGGGGACACCATTCCAGACGACGCCACACCCTTTCAAAATCCTAAATCAGCtgacgttgatgatgaagatgttctGTACATCCGTGATTTTCGGACTGGAGACGTCAAGGATGGCATTCCGGAGTACAAGAAGGACgacaagagagagaacgagaacccggaggaggggggtgaagctGCTGGGgatgtgaggaggaagaggaaggaggaacgggaggaggaggaagagctcaGTGAGGACGAGGAGCACCCCAAACCGTCAGGAAGACGGAAGACAGAGGACCTGCGTTTCAGCGAGGCAGCCCACCAGAGCATGCTTCGCCGAGCCATCAACTCGATGAGCCGACAAGACAAGGAATTGATTCTGGATGTGCTGGCTGACGCACCCAGCCATGCCGTCCTGTTCCATTTTGCTGAGGATGAGTACTCAGGCCTCACCGATGATAATTCAGATCGTATTCACTAA